One window of the Ictidomys tridecemlineatus isolate mIctTri1 chromosome 11, mIctTri1.hap1, whole genome shotgun sequence genome contains the following:
- the LOC101967873 gene encoding late cornified envelope protein 3C, with protein sequence MSFQQNQQQCQPPPKCPSPKCPPKSPAQCPPAASGCAASSGGCAGPSSEGGCFLSHHSHHRSHRCRRQSSDSCDGGRGQHGGPGCGHSPGGCC encoded by the coding sequence ATGTCCTTCCAGCAGAACCAGCAGCAGTGCCAGCCCCCTCCCAAGTGCCCCTCACCCAAGTGCCCCCCCAAGAGCCCAGCACAGTGTCCGCCTGCGGCCTCTGGCTGCGCTGCGAGCTCCGGGGGCTGTGCTGGCCCCAGCTCTGAGGGCGGCTGCTTCCTGAGCCACCACAGCCACCACAGGTCCCACCGATGCCGTCGCCAGAGCTCCGACTCCTGTGATGGTGGCCGCGGTCAGCATGGGGGCCCTGGCTGTGGCCACAGCCCTGGGGGCTGCTGCTGA